AAATATAGCTATTGCTGGAGACCTCTGTATATACCACAGCAGTAATATTGGATGTGCGCATTgcattcaagtatttatttcaaatttgacACATGGTAGATGCTGAATATCCAAATAAGGAGACCTCACTTTCCTCTTTTTGCACATTCTATGGGGAATAAGCAATTTGCTTAACAAAATTGGAGTCGTCGTGCCAGTCTTTTGTATCTATACTAACTATTGTGCAGATCATAAACATTGACTGTGGTATGTAGATTTCACAGTATTAGACCATATAGAGGATAGAGCTGAAAGAAGCAGATGTTAGGTTTTCTCTCTGTTGTCTGTAACTTATCACATATTCCTCAGATAATCGTTTTTTCGATATTTTTGGTTGACTGCAGAATATATGATATACAGCTTGTTTGTTTGTCTGGGCTAAAAGCCCGGGTTTTAATCCATTTTTAATTATAAGCTGAAAATTGTCTGTTAAACCTTTGAGTTTGAGATACTTTTTTcagtgaattaatttttttttaaaaaaattacccaGAAGATACAAATTGactataaatcacttttatttttattattatatttttattaactcataaattattaattgaaaattaCCCAAATAAAGAATCACGTatgttaagtcataagttatgTTAAATCATAAGTTATAACGTCAACCAAACGTCTGCTTTACCATGTTCTAACTCTGTAATGACTCGTTATTGAGGTCCGGATCCTTGACATACGTTACGTTCAGCGGGGAAAAAAAAGATGAGCAGTTGACATACGTTACGTTCAGCGGGGAAAAAAAAGATGAGCAGTTTTTTTCCGCCGGATATCATCCATGCGTTCCGAACCCGCTGCCATTTAACAGAATAGCTAATCTTGACATTATACAACTTCAAAGAAAGGTCAATTGTACAAATGATGCATCTGCCCACATCTggtctcattttttttttttaatttcctcaagtaaaacagagcatcaaatcaaaattaaaccaacaaattatatacaaaaactCAAACAGTAAGACTCGAGAAAAATGTAAACCCTATCTTGAGGCTCTTCACTGAACTGTTGTTTTCAGTTGGTGCCTACAATATTCAACCATGTCACTTTACATCAATACACTTGAAAGAAAAAATGCCTACAACATTAAGTACATGAAAACTACATGAAAACATGTAGATTAAGCTTCATTTCGTTTTTTTGCGGGAACTAGTGCCCACTGCTACTCGTTATCATCAAgaaaattgatattattatcACTTTCATCGTCATCATCTGTGGCAGCACTAAAATTATTAGCAGGATTGATATCCAAGGGCTGTACATCAGCCAAAGTTACCAGCTGCATGCCTCCTTTCCTGGCCTCAACATGTCCATCTTCATACTCTGCCTCATTTTCGTATGTGTCAACTTGTTCCATTTCATTGATAGGGATCGCCTGGTTGGTTTATGGAATAAAATTCATGTTAATATCAACACTATGCAGGCCAAGAtagtttaaaaattaattaaatgatgTTTAAAATAAGTCAGGATATACTCAGTACTTCTCAATCTAACATCGGCATATACAACCTTAAAAGCTTAAAATATAGGAGGCTTGACACAACatatgaaaaaagaaagaagatggCAACTATTAACTagttcataaaaatatatatacatatatcactTTGGTAGTCGTGGTAACTGGTTAACTGTTTATTTTAATACAAGACAAGATGTGATTGGCTCAAATCACACATTCTTGCACTATGGTGCAATTGATATACCCTTTCAGCATGAAATTCTACTTATTTACTTTAGGCGAGTTAAGGACATACCTCATCTTCGTGCAATACTTGTTTCTCCGTGTCCACAATCCAGTCATAGAGTAAATATTCTTGCAACACACTGTCAATGGAGATCAAGTCGTTAGAAGTCTTCCTTATTTGGCGTTCCCTGAGTCGTAGATTGTAGTGAACATAGATGAAATCATTTAGTTTTTTCTGTGCCACGCGGTTGTGCCTTTGGcttttgatctgatcatatatGCTCCAGTTGTGCTCACACCCAAATGACGAGCATGTTTGGCTCAATATACGCACTGCAATTCTTTGCAACTCGACACAGTTTATGCCATGCTGCTGCCACCATGCAGCTAAGGAGACAAACAGAAAAGAATATTTAACATACATTAAGTTTAAACTACAAAAGCCATGTTACAGGCTTCTGGGTATGTATATTGTACCTGGATTAAGCTCCGCTCTAGTACCAATAGCCAAGTCAGTTCCAAAGTCAGCTTTGGCAGAACCAAAATCAGAAATCTGCAGCAATAACAAATGAgaattgataatatttttttttttaaagtattacTGTTAAGAGGTTAGAGCGCTGATATTAATTACCTGCATGGATGCAGAAATTCTCTTTCCACTGTCTGGCTCCAGTCGAACAATGCATGCATTTAGTCCACGAACAACCTCTGGGTGCTATAGTTACGCACATATAACAAACGAATTACATATATTACTCAGCATACTTCTCTTTTGTGTAGGCagattagaaaaataaaatgcaaAATCAGTTGGTTACCTGAACAAAATCAGGACGATATCTGTAAGATGGATTGAGGAAGTAAGCAGCCAAATATAATGGATGGTGGTATAGTGAATTCCAGTTTTTGTCTATAACACTCCAGAAGGGTCCATACTTGCGTACATTATCATTATGATTACTCTTTATAAGAAGTTTAGCTCTGCACATATCATTGTAGATAAATGGCATAGAAAGGCTATCATCACTAGTGATCTTTTGAAGAACTTCCATAATAGGGTCCACGGATTTCCTAACAAACAACATCTTCTTCCAAAAGGTAGGGTTCAGTACAATCCTCTCTACCTCTTTACCCTCTTCCATTTGTGAACACCGAGAGGAAAGCCATTTGTTTGACTGAAATAATCTTTTGAGGCCAATTCTATGATCCAAAAGATTCTGCAAAGTAGCAAAACTTGATGCATATCGGGTAACTGAGGGTAGCAAAAGTTCTTTTCCACCAGTGTACTCATTCTTCATCAGATTTAGCAGCCAGATACGATTGTATATGAACTTAGTAATGCTTTGACTCTTTTCCATGCACTCTCCAACCCATTTTATCTTCATGAAATCCTCTAGCATTCGTTCAATGCAATAGCCAAGACAGGGGGTCCAGAATAAGTTTGTTCTTTTCTCTTCAAGCATTTTTCCAGCAGCATGATAACTTGGTGTATTGTCAGTGATTACCTAGTACAGTGAATACAGTGTGGGTGGTACAATGAGCATGGCATCACAAAGATGATAAAGAATATGTTTAGCTACAAATAAACAATTGTCTTTGCATACCTGCACAACATTTTCTTCTCCCATCTCTTCTACCACCTTGTCAAGCAACTTAAATAAGTACATAGCATCTTCAAACTCATCAGTGGCATCAACTGAACGTACAAAGTACATACCGTGGGGGCAACAAACCaatatattaatcaatattCTTCCACGCGAATCAGTCCAACTATCTGCCAAAATAGAACACCCAGTAACTGTCCATGAAATTTTGCACTCCTCGAGATAGTTTTTGATGGTTGAAATCTCATCTTGTAGAAATCGACCTGACATTAAACTGGCAGAAGGGCCCACTAAACCTTCTCCATATTGACCAACCAACTTCAGCATCTTATGGAAATAGGGGGAATTTGCTGCCTGGGAAGGAATTCCTGCATGATAAAAGAATTTGCAAATTGCAGAGTTAACTTCCTTGCGGAATCTTTTGCAGTTAACCATTTTGCCTTGTTGGGAATTCAAAGGTGTGTCACTTCTTGGAGACTTCGAAACAATAGCTTCAAAATTTGGTCTTCTTAACCATGGCTCAGCCTCCAATATGGAAGATGTGCCTCTTAACGTTCTTCTTGAGTCCCTTCCTAATCTTGCATCTTCAATCAAAGGTATGCCATTGCTCATAGGGTGTACAGCAGTTACCTCTTGCTCATCCTCTTCCTCTTCATCATCCGAGTGCATATAGATTGATGAGACCTCCTTCGCGTCCGTTCTTCTCTGCCTCCTTCCTGAACGATGCcatttcatattttcttttattttaaaatatacttcCTCTGGAGCATTTTTACAGGGTGCAACTTCTCCTGGTATTCTAGCTAGATGCTGCTTAAAACGATTAATACCACCACTTACGATCTTCTCGCAATAATTACATTTGAcctttttcttcctttcatCCTGTGGAACACCATGTTCCCACCCAGGGTCAACATATCCCAATGACCGAAGAGGGGGTAAATTTATTACTAATCCATTATCCCCTACCAATTGCTTTCCTTTATTCCTATATCCAGCATGCTCTTCCTCCTCTGCTTCATCATTAGAGGGGAAAGTTAAGTATGCTTGTTCATCATATTCATTTTTCCTTGCTCTTTTACTAAACCGGCATCCTTCtaaattttctctcattttcaaGTATACATCCTCTGGCGCCTTATCACAGTATGTTACTTCTCCAGAAACTCGAGCTAAATGTTGCTTTAACCTGTAGATTCCACCACTAACTACCTTTCCACAGTAATTGCACCTGACCTTTTTTTTCCTCTCATCCTGAGCAACACCATGCTCCCATCCAGGGTCAACAACTCCAGAGGAACGATGTGATGCCATATACTTTCAAGCACTCATGAATTTGTTTTTCGACCTATCCCTGCAAGtgataatgattttattaaaacagAGCACAACTATGAAAATCATTAAATTAACAGTGTTTAATTTTAAAGATGTATCCTTTTTTCTTTGCAAGGAAACCACAATGACATTCCTTATTATTATGTAATAACTACGACCTAACCGATATGTGACATCCTGTAAAATAAAGTAGCATTTATATCGTCACTTACTCAAAATAAAATTGACAAGTGAAAATCGACCAACAGTAGATTACAATATATCTTGTATTTGTACCAAACAATTCCTTCCTCTGAATTTGATCTTGAAAAGTGCTATAACAAATCTGCCGCTCCTTACAAGTAACCTAATGCTTATTTTATAGTAATATACTCTCAGTCTCTCAGTATGCACAAACAAGCACCCATAAAGTGCTTAGTCACTGACCTAACTATAAGATTGCATTCAGTCGTTCACCTGTGGGGTGCTCACTCCATTCTATCCAACTTAAAGCAGCCTCAAAGTAGTAATAATGATAACCTTTTCGACTTCAAACTTTCTTCTTTCATCATCTATTCACGACACATTTAATAATCCTCCCCGCCCAACCACACTTTCCTCGCATTTCTTCCCCACAACACACTTCCTACAGTTGGTTGGCAACAACAATGCCAAACTAGCCATCGTCACATTCCCCGTCACCACAACAACAATGAGCAGTGATCACAATCCTACCCCGCAAACTAAACCGAAACCCAATTCACCTTTCATCACTCCTAACCAACAACTAAACCCAGCCCCTAATTAAACCAAAATTAACTTtcaacaaaaaatcaaaaacatcaaTCACCCCCAACAAATTCACTCAACATAAGCTAAAAAAGCAGTCAAATTTAACCAAGATATCCAAGCCACATACACAATCACACATACTAACAAACACCCAAGTCtctaaatttcataaaaattacaacacacatatacatacacacgtGTATGTATACAATGAAAATGAAATTGGTGAATTGGGTATGTTTGTGATGAATTAAAGAGTGCAATTGTGTGAAAAACAAGATGAAATAAAGATGAAAATACCTGAAAGCAGAAGAAATGAGAGAGGGGGGCGAGTTTGAAGATGGGTTGTGAATCGGTGAGTGGGGGGCTGAGTTAGCGATTGCCGATTCTTAGGGTTTCTGTTCAACCTCTTTTTACCCAATTTAGTATTTGGTATCATTGTGTGTTTTCTCTTTTTcctttcttattttataataattttttttgaaaacctACTTCTCTTCCAATAAAATGAatgtgaaattataattttactctaatttattaaagattacaaaattatcatCCTATCTAAATTGAAAATGTAAGTACCCAAAAATCATTTCcgaaatttttttcttaaattgagTTAATAATATGTGATTGTTCGTCTCTATGCACataaaaatccaattaaatatagtcatgtataaaacatagttttatcctatcattaaaataaacatatagGGAAATGTTATATTCAGAGCAAATTTTTGTTTCCGGAgctgaaaaaaatatgaaaagatgaaattatctctcgtattgtttttttttttgttgttgttattgTGCATGCACGAGTCAGTTTTGTCTTTGTCTTTTCATGCTCTGTTTGCTCTCCAAATTAAAAGTTTGTTGTGGATATATACcatttctcaatatatatcatataccTCTCACGATAGTCGGTCTATCTCCCTTTAATCCTAATCGCCTATATCTTCTTATCCACCTCTCATCTCCTATCTCTTTTCTTTCCATCTCAATTCTCCCTCCTATGTAAATCTTAATTCCTAACCATCCCTTTTTTCCATCCTCACAACACctcttttcttattttaattttttatcaataaaaatcctcttttgtttgtttctttttaataaaatcgaGTCTTATTccacaaaacttgaaaaatcaaTCTGGGTTTTTCCGTTTCCTTCTGTTTgagttattgtttgtgtgtttttttttacaatgcagacttatatgccttacaaattagtatctgttctaataattcttggggtgagccagagtcaaACCCGGGtctcccgggacaacagaggataaacccaccactgggctatccaatcgtgctctattgtttgtgtgtttaaTTGTCTCGGTTTGTGCGATGTGTCTCGCTTTGTGCAATGCGTTGGTTGtgttgaaaatgaattttactGAAGATTTGAAAATCTCGCATTAAAAACATTTTCGACAGGTTTATAGCTGGTGTCTACGAGTAGATAGTTGTGATGCGTTTGGAACggtaatcaaaatcaaatcagaatttgaaactaccatcatatttttggaaaaagtgTATATCAGAAACAGaaagtatttttgataagtCTGTCTTTTctcaaatatcaaaaataaaagctgtcttttttagttttgaatatatttgaagaaaattttagaactacctttttcaaaatattaaaatcaaattagaatttgaaaatatcatcataattttgaaaaagctgtATATAAAAACAGAAAGTATTTTTTGATACGCCggtcttttctcaaatcaatccctataaattgaggtcagacatcataaaatttaacacacaATTTTTTTGAGTTTATTTGTCTTCACCATCTAATACAATGAGTTACAATATGTTAGATATTTGAAATGGCGAAAGAGATGATTGGCTGATAAAAGTAAGAGTTTGCCGGATGTGGGAGTCGGCGAATTCAAACACGGGAGAACAATATAGtctttgacatgatattgatggatgaaatTTCAGTAAATTAACTATCAGTAATATATGTTTgttccttattttttttataatatttgttttgttcatcgaacatgtttgttgttaatttttatatggtttactttgtatacaagaaaatattattcatgcaacgCTTCCACAATATCTGTTTGCTCGGTTAAAAcaccttttaagtgaagactctTTATACAGTATGaagaaaataaaggttgttgcaagcaagtCTAGTTAATTAGTTATAGACCGCTTTCATCTCAATATCTTTTAAACTTTGATACACTCATGTTCTTGCAAAATTTACTGTCTATTTTATTGACCAATCGATGTATATTGCTAGATGTCATCGATTAAAAGAGAGCGGCATGCTTTTTATATGCGGGGGTAATgtatatgtttaaaaaatagtgttttgaaaagttaataaaatgtcAGTGAAGAGCaagattacttttcaaaaaagaccataactaaaattaagatttgttttgctttatatcattaattacatgcagaaatttatttttatttgttcactcatgaattatagaccaattttgtaatttaaaatattaatattggtattgcatcaagatacttataatataaaatttatttattctacaaatattaattttgagttattaatataatttttatttttataggctgccgcaacgcgcggcttctcaactagttatactAAAAATTAAAGAGTTAGTGTCCAAATTATACtaaaaaatcagattttattTAAAGTCCGAATTaagttaaaatcaaatatataatatataatctaataatatacaataaaatcacaatcaaatactccctccgtcccatttaattctatatgtttctttttcactgctcgacacgcacttcaatgctcttgtaaaagatagttctataacttatttttaaaattttctttttctgaataaaaatataacattcaaacttttattcagaaaaaaaaaatcttaaaaataagttataaaaatatactttacatgaacattaaagtccgtgtcgcgTCACCGtctgtatacaactcagggggacggagagagtacatTTTATTGAAATGACCGGTTAAATACACTGatcaatatttctttttgtgcaAACAAAAATCTGGCAAATGTTAAACTTTACTACGTTTTCGAAAAAACAAGAAGTTCTAATAAAATCTCAAACTCCCGCAACTTCAATATCATCTGTACTTGCACACTATTCTTAAACTCGCACACATATGAATCTGCCAAAGCAAAGTGTTGCAAGAACCATTAAATCGACAATAAATCTAGAAATCTTGAACACCCTTCTGCTTAAATGTCAAAATTACAGTCAATTCAATCAAATACTCTCTCAAATGATCACCACTGCTTATATAAAAGACACATATGCTGCAAGTAAGCTTCTAAAGTTCTCTACTTTATCATCCTTTATTCATATTGATTATTCTTGCTGGATTTTCAATTGTGTTCAGAACCCAAATGGGTTTATTTATAATACCATGATGAGGGCTTGTTTGAATAAGAATTGTGCTAAAGGTGCTGTCTTTTTCTATAGAATGATGTTGTTGAACAATGAGGGTGCTGATAATTATACTTACCCAATTCTTGTGCAAGCTATGGGGTCTAGAGGGTATGTGTTTGAGGGGAGACAAGTGCATAATCATGTTGTGAAGGTTGGGTTTGAGGTTGATGTTTATGTCAAGAATACTTTGATTAGTATGTATGTTGGTTGTGGCAGAGTAAGGGATGCAAGGAAGGTGTTTGATGGGAGTGGTGTTCGAGACTTGGTG
This genomic window from Daucus carota subsp. sativus chromosome 7, DH1 v3.0, whole genome shotgun sequence contains:
- the LOC108196330 gene encoding uncharacterized protein LOC108196330 gives rise to the protein MASHRSSGVVDPGWEHGVAQDERKKKVRCNYCGKVVSGGIYRLKQHLARVSGEVTYCDKAPEDVYLKMRENLEGCRFSKRARKNEYDEQAYLTFPSNDEAEEEEHAGYRNKGKQLVGDNGLVINLPPLRSLGYVDPGWEHGVPQDERKKKVKCNYCEKIVSGGINRFKQHLARIPGEVAPCKNAPEEVYFKIKENMKWHRSGRRQRRTDAKEVSSIYMHSDDEEEEDEQEVTAVHPMSNGIPLIEDARLGRDSRRTLRGTSSILEAEPWLRRPNFEAIVSKSPRSDTPLNSQQGKMVNCKRFRKEVNSAICKFFYHAGIPSQAANSPYFHKMLKLVGQYGEGLVGPSASLMSGRFLQDEISTIKNYLEECKISWTVTGCSILADSWTDSRGRILINILVCCPHGMYFVRSVDATDEFEDAMYLFKLLDKVVEEMGEENVVQVITDNTPSYHAAGKMLEEKRTNLFWTPCLGYCIERMLEDFMKIKWVGECMEKSQSITKFIYNRIWLLNLMKNEYTGGKELLLPSVTRYASSFATLQNLLDHRIGLKRLFQSNKWLSSRCSQMEEGKEVERIVLNPTFWKKMLFVRKSVDPIMEVLQKITSDDSLSMPFIYNDMCRAKLLIKSNHNDNVRKYGPFWSVIDKNWNSLYHHPLYLAAYFLNPSYRYRPDFVQHPEVVRGLNACIVRLEPDSGKRISASMQISDFGSAKADFGTDLAIGTRAELNPAAWWQQHGINCVELQRIAVRILSQTCSSFGCEHNWSIYDQIKSQRHNRVAQKKLNDFIYVHYNLRLRERQIRKTSNDLISIDSVLQEYLLYDWIVDTEKQVLHEDEAIPINEMEQVDTYENEAEYEDGHVEARKGGMQLVTLADVQPLDINPANNFSAATDDDDESDNNINFLDDNE